The sequence TCGGATAGCCTCCTTCACTCCATTCCAGTTCAAGAGTTATATGTTCGCACTTGGGAAGCTGAACCTGCTGTTTCCATTTTACTCGCAATTCAGCAGCTTGAGTCGTAGTCATGTGCTCACCTCATAAATAAGCTCGGCGCCATTCGAGATTGCTGAGCCCTCAGTTGGCCGATGCACGAACCATTTCAATCGATGGCATCTCATTAGACGAACACTGGTTTGTAGGGAACCAGCACAACCCCTAGAAGCTTCTCAGTGGCTTCCTGATGGATTACAGTTCCGTTATCAGCTGGGCTTGAGTTGCTGTGCTCACAGAATTCTGTCCGCCGAACGATCATACAATTCTGATCGGGAGTCCAGAAAAAGGCCGGACAATCCGTTCGGAAGGAACAGACGCTTAGGAAAGTAATGTGGAACTTACGAGCACCGTTCAGGGAGCAGCAGTGAGGATCGAATGATCATTGGCGGGAGCACAATGGAAGACCGTTCATCGTCCTAAAGAACTCAGATATCTGTCGTGTTGCACGACGAACCCATCACGCCGTCGGGTGAAAAGCAGGATAAGGCTGGTGATGACTGCGCCGCCAAAGGCAGCCGCCATATCTTTCTGCGCGTCCCATTCGTCCCCTTGTGTACCGAGATAGGCGGTACCTAATTCTGGATTGACGACCGTGGCGACCAGAGCTTCAATCATCTCAAAACAACCACTCTGAGCCACCATGCCGCTGACCGGTAGATAATACGACCAGAATCCTCTGATGCCAACCAATCGCACCAGCACCTCACGAAGAGGGTAGACCAAGAGCAGACCATAGGAAAAATGCACGATGCGATCAAAGGGGTTGCGAGCCAACTCGAAGGTCCGTTGCAGCCAGAATCCGAAGGGAACCTCGGCATATGTATAGTGAGCGCCAATGGCATGAAGCGTCAAAAACGCCGTGATGAGTACATATGAAGAAGTCGTAAATTGAAATCGCCTGAAGGTCAGAACAAGTGTGGTCACCGCAGTCAGTGCGAGAAGGTTTTCTAACAGCCAGTCTTGGCGATCGTACGGAGCTATGGCCGAAACACACCACAGCCCCGCATACCAGGCCGCCAGCCCTCCAATCACGATCGTCCGACTCCTGCTTGGTAGTTCCGCGTGATTCAATTGAGTACGTCGGCAAGAGGTTCGGCGTCACACCGTCGCGAACTCCTCAACGTAAGGCGCCAGACCAGGAGGAGTCCTACGCAGAGTAGCGAACCATACAGGGCCGCAGCCATGTCTTTCTGTGCATCCCATATGTCTCCCTGAGATCCCAGGTAGATGATGCCTAGCTCGGGATGGACGACACGGGCCACCCATGATTCGATGATTTCCCACAGCCCGCTGAGGCCGAGAATCGTCATGACGGGCAGATAATAGAGGAGCCAGCCGCGCAAGGATCCGGTGAGACGAAACAGCTCTTCAAGAGGATAGGTGAGTAAAAAGCCGAAACCAAAATGTACAACCCGATCATAGTGGTTCCGTCCCATGTGAAGGGCACGATCGATCAAATCCCCCATGGGCATCTGCGCATAGGTGTAGTGGACGCCGATCATATGTAAAGTGAGAAATAGTGTGATCAATGCATATGAAGCTGGCGACAAAGGCAGGTATCGGTACGTGCCGACCAAGAGCAAAACCCAAAAGCTGGGAAGTAGACTGGACAGCAGCCAGAATTGCCGATCAGCCGGCTCATAGGCTGCCCAACAGGAGAGCAGCAGGTACCAGATAACCAGTCCCAACAGAAAGAGTCGACTCCGTTGCCTCATATCTCCTCTTCACAAGAACCATTGTCTGTGTCGTCGGGATGCTTAAGAATTGCACGTATCGATCAATTACTCTACATGCTGATTGTACCGGTTGCAATATTCATGACTCAGCCCTGGTCGGGGCAGCCGGTCATCTCTCAACGAAACGAATAGAAACTCGTCCATGCCCGGCACCCGTTCGGACGTCGGCGAGTTTCTGACGGGTAGCATGCGGCTGTCCCTGCGGCATGGCCATGCCTCCCTCTCTAGGGAATCTTCCAGCAGGCAAAGGAGCGTGTCATTCACCTTCATCTGTTCCACGAACTGGCAGATCTGGGGAGGCTATACAAAACTCACTGCGGAGGTATTTGGGATCAGCACGGATTCTGTCTACGTCCACAAGGCGTGGTGTGTGAGTGGCGCCATTCTGGTGAACGTCTGGACCAGAACCTTGAGGTATGGGGTATGGGGTATATGTATGTAGTGCAGAAAGAAGGCGGGACGTTCATCTATGACCCGGACAGCAAGCGATGTGCATATGAGATGCACAATAATTCCATCGGACGTAACATGGAAGAGTTGCTGAGGAAGTTACGTGCAGCTGTTTTCGTGCGTGAGAATGGGTGACATCAGGTCTGTCCGTCAGGATGGACACCAAGTGAACAATCCCTGAAACCAGGGCTGATCTGGTGGGAAGGATCTGATCACGATGTCCAAGTGTGAAGGCTCACAGGCTTGGACACAACAGTAGACGCTCACAGTTAAAAGCCCGCTGTCATAAGCGCGAATGCTATGACTGCTATCATGACGAGTCCAACCGCTACCAAGACAATGAGTGGATTGTCGCCAAACATACCGGCCATCTAGATATTGCCTCCCTCGCAGGGATAGAATCATTGGTCTTCTTCTAGCCCTGATGTATCTGTGCTTCGCCTGCTCCCGTTCCCCTCGTGTTAGCGCTTGCTGCTCGGGTGTCCACCTTCATAACCTGGCGCCCCGCCTGGCGGCAGCGGGCGCGTACCACTAGGCCCCCCGCCTCCTACAGCCGATTCCCCCATCGGACCTGTAGCCGCAGGACTATCGATATCTCTCTTTGTCTGGTTCTTGCTCGTAGGCTTCGGTTGGCTGCGAACCTTATTAATTTCACTCATGTAGTGTGAGATATCCGGCGACAGGTCCTTCGTGTAGAGGGAATTCGTTTGCGGGTGTAGTTCATCTTTGGAAGCGTTGAGGGTCAGTTTACCTTTATCCTGTTGAATGAGAGTCCACTGGAGCGGTATGTGATGTCTCGTCTCCTGCAACTCGAGGACTGCATATTCAATTCGACCCGTTTTCTTATCTTTGAGTAGCTTCTCGATGGTGCCCAGGGTTTCCCCTTTTTTATTCTTAACGACTTGATCTAATGTGTGCCCTGTATCATCGACTAACTCCCCTCGACGTACCGGCACGACATCATATTTCTCAGTAGCGCCTTGTTGATGCTCGGTCATATCGGCAGCTTTGTTCTGAATGGATGATTGGGACTGCCCTGATTCCCTCGTCTCAGGTGAGGCAGTGCTGTTGATCCCAGAACCCAAGCTCTCCGCACAAATCCAACTCGGTATCAACAAGAGCGTGCCAACGACCATTAGGTGGGGCAATAAGTCGACCCTTTTCATGAGTAACCTCCAATTTGTATTCTTATTCCTATCAAGTACGGACTTTATAGTTACGTCGCTCATAACTGAGATCCCTGCACGTTTTTAGAAGCTCAAGCTACAAAATCCCATGCGCTCTCTCGCTCTCTTGAGGTGCTGCAAAAAACAGACCTACTATCATCACCTGCTTCTACAATGTCCTCACAATTGGTAAACGTTTTCCTCAGCGGTTTCTTGCTGAACACTTTGCGTGTTTAGGGGGAAGGCATCGCTCTGAAAACCAGACTCCATCCAGACACAGTGTCCGGCTCAGGACAAGATGTCTCAAGCAGACACACCTGGTTTCTTTTTACTCCCTGCTTTCACTTTATACAGCACCTACTCAAACCTATGGATAGGACTCTCCGATGGATCCATGAACAAGCCAGGGCTCGTCTTGGTGTGTTCCTTGCTTATGCTTGCGTGCATGGTCGAACGTTCATGTAACCACATCTCAGAGAGGAGCCACCACTATGCAATCAACACCACTTTCTCAGCAGCAGAAAACCTGTATCGATGCCTGTTTCGCCTGTGCTCAAATCTGCGAGACATGCGCGGACGACATGATCGGTATGAAACAGCATGACGACGATCTTATGGCGCGCTGTACCAGGCTGTGCCGAGATTGTAGTGATCTTTGTGTTCTCGCCGCTCGCTGGATCAGCCGTAACTCCGCTCGGTTCGAGGCTCTGTGCCAACTCTGCGCCGAGATATGTGATGAATGTGCAGAGGTATGCGAGCGTCATGCTCCACATCATGCTTTATGCGGCCCATGTGCGGATCAGTGTAGGCGGTGTGCGGATGTGTGCCGCGAAATGGTAGGGAGCGGAGTTCATAGCAAAGCATGAACGGCTTGAGGTGAATCGAGCGAAGAAGATTGAATTCTCAACGTGAGGTCGCACGGGATACTTTCTTTATGATCAGCACAGTGCTCGTTATGTGTTGTGGCATATGGACGCCATCCTCAATGGGCGTGTACGCCGATCACATTGTGCGTTCATCTGATACCAGCACCCAACAGGCCGATCCGCGCCTTGATCCTCCAGCTCCGAAGCCGGTGCCCCCGACTGATCCGAGCCCAGGTCCGACCGATCCAACACCGAAACCGACCGAGCCTATTCCGGGTCCACAGTCTCCAACACCAAAACCACGACACACGCTGCCTTCACCGAGCGGCGATTCACCGTCATGACACGATATGGGATAGGAAACTTTCGATGGAGCCGACATATTGGCAATCAATCCGAATTGGATGGACTATTCTCTGGCGTGGAGTTGGAAGCGTTGTATTATTGCTCACCCTCGTCAATGCACTCATCATCATGACCTTGCCCGAACTCGCCCGTACGAGTCCCTCCTGGGGGGCTGTTCTTTTCCCCTTCGTACTGACCGCTGTACTCGGCGCCTTCGGCATCATGCCGTGGCTTGTGAGGCACTTGTGCACGACTTCGTACCCAGGGTTTCGCCTTCGGCTTGTGCACGAGGCATACAGCTCTTCTCTGGATCGTCGGGCTATGGAGCATCATCCCCCATAAGATAGTCATCTCCGTGCCGAGTGCTTTCTGAGTCGCACACACGCTTTAGATGAATGAGTTGGTGCAGCGACGCATTCCGGTTGATATTCGCCGTCGATAGTTGCTCGCGACCAAACTGAAGCCAGCTGGGCAACTCTAGAGTAGGATGCGTCGTCACTTGTGCCTAGGAGAAACACAATGCTTTTAATGA is a genomic window of Candidatus Nitrospira kreftii containing:
- a CDS encoding hypothetical protein (conserved protein of unknown function), whose amino-acid sequence is MTTTQAAELRVKWKQQVQLPKCEHITLELEWSEGGYPTGNYNCIICGEHVVTGHRA
- a CDS encoding hypothetical protein (conserved membrane protein of unknown function), which gives rise to MIGGLAAWYAGLWCVSAIAPYDRQDWLLENLLALTAVTTLVLTFRRFQFTTSSYVLITAFLTLHAIGAHYTYAEVPFGFWLQRTFELARNPFDRIVHFSYGLLLVYPLREVLVRLVGIRGFWSYYLPVSGMVAQSGCFEMIEALVATVVNPELGTAYLGTQGDEWDAQKDMAAAFGGAVITSLILLFTRRRDGFVVQHDRYLSSLGR
- a CDS encoding hypothetical protein (conserved protein of unknown function), which translates into the protein MRQRSRLFLLGLVIWYLLLSCWAAYEPADRQFWLLSSLLPSFWVLLLVGTYRYLPLSPASYALITLFLTLHMIGVHYTYAQMPMGDLIDRALHMGRNHYDRVVHFGFGFLLTYPLEELFRLTGSLRGWLLYYLPVMTILGLSGLWEIIESWVARVVHPELGIIYLGSQGDIWDAQKDMAAALYGSLLCVGLLLVWRLTLRSSRRCDAEPLADVLN
- a CDS encoding hypothetical protein (conserved protein of unknown function), which encodes MKRVDLLPHLMVVGTLLLIPSWICAESLGSGINSTASPETRESGQSQSSIQNKAADMTEHQQGATEKYDVVPVRRGELVDDTGHTLDQVVKNKKGETLGTIEKLLKDKKTGRIEYAVLELQETRHHIPLQWTLIQQDKGKLTLNASKDELHPQTNSLYTKDLSPDISHYMSEINKVRSQPKPTSKNQTKRDIDSPAATGPMGESAVGGGGPSGTRPLPPGGAPGYEGGHPSSKR